The following proteins come from a genomic window of Negativicoccus succinicivorans:
- the bioB gene encoding biotin synthase BioB, with product MDANCAQIIALADRVLDGGEITKEEGISLINTSDENTMLLMAMADKIRQKYNGHRVDFCAIINGRSGRCPENCAFCAQSSHYNTGVEEYPLLDEDVLVNAAKKAKAAGAVRFSIVTSGRNQGNPREFENIVRALKRIRAEVGIEICCSLGLVTKDQLQQLKDIGVTRYHSNIETAPSHFPDICQTHTFEDKLTTLKAAQDVGIRVCSGGILGLGETNEQRVEMAFTLKELGVDSIPLNILNPIKGTPFENNKSLSPLEILRAFAVFRFILPRALIRTAGGREVNLRDLQAYALNAGLNGIMVGGYLTTGGRDPKADRVMVRDLGLGFTHPVLRPVAEEA from the coding sequence ATGGACGCAAATTGCGCGCAAATTATTGCGCTGGCCGACCGTGTTCTTGACGGCGGTGAAATTACAAAAGAAGAAGGCATTTCCCTAATCAACACCAGTGATGAAAATACGATGCTTTTAATGGCGATGGCGGATAAAATTCGTCAGAAGTACAATGGTCATCGTGTTGATTTTTGCGCGATCATCAACGGGCGCAGCGGCCGTTGCCCGGAAAATTGCGCGTTTTGCGCACAGTCTTCTCACTATAATACCGGCGTGGAAGAATATCCCCTCCTCGATGAAGACGTCTTAGTCAATGCCGCGAAGAAAGCCAAAGCGGCCGGCGCGGTGCGTTTTTCTATCGTCACCAGCGGACGCAACCAGGGCAATCCGCGCGAATTTGAAAACATCGTGCGCGCGCTCAAACGCATCCGTGCCGAAGTGGGCATTGAAATCTGCTGCTCGCTCGGACTCGTCACCAAAGACCAATTACAACAACTCAAAGATATCGGGGTCACCCGTTACCATTCCAATATCGAAACCGCTCCGAGCCATTTCCCGGACATTTGCCAAACGCATACTTTTGAAGATAAATTGACGACCTTAAAGGCAGCGCAGGACGTCGGCATTCGCGTCTGCTCGGGCGGGATTCTCGGCTTGGGAGAAACGAACGAGCAACGCGTTGAAATGGCGTTTACGCTGAAAGAACTCGGCGTCGATTCCATACCGCTCAATATTCTGAATCCGATTAAAGGCACTCCTTTTGAAAACAACAAATCGCTTTCGCCGCTGGAAATTCTACGCGCGTTTGCGGTCTTCCGTTTCATCTTGCCGCGGGCTTTGATCCGCACCGCCGGCGGTCGCGAAGTCAACTTGCGCGATCTGCAGGCGTACGCGCTAAATGCCGGTTTGAACGGCATTATGGTCGGCGGCTACCTCACTACGGGCGGTCGGGATCCCAAAGCGGATCGCGTGATGGTACGCGATCTCGGTCTCGGTTTTACCCACCCCGTGCTTCGTCCCGTCGCGGAAGAAGCCTAA